In one window of candidate division TA06 bacterium DNA:
- a CDS encoding 4Fe-4S binding protein: MPEIRVDENRCKGCELCTKACPKECIAMSQTFSVTGYYPAKLAKTDCCIGCGLCAQICPDLAIEVYK, translated from the coding sequence ATGCCCGAAATAAGGGTGGATGAGAACCGTTGCAAGGGCTGCGAGCTTTGCACCAAGGCCTGTCCCAAGGAGTGCATAGCCATGTCCCAGACCTTCAGCGTTACCGGTTATTACCCGGCCAAGCTGGCCAAGACCGACTGCTGCATAGGATGTGGCCTGTGCGCCCAGATCTGTCCCGACCTGGCCATCGAGGTCTATAAATAA